The Phycisphaeraceae bacterium genome segment AGCGGCCCGCCAGCGTGGTGAAGGAACTGGTCGAGAACGCCATCGACGCCAGGGCCACGCGCATCAGCATCGAGATCGAGGATGGCGGACGCGAACTCATCCGCATCACCGACGACGGCATCGGCATTGATGAGGCCGAACTGCCGCTCGCCCTCGCGCCCCACGCCACCAGCAAGATCGAGAAGCAGGAAGACCTCGACGCCATCGGCACGCTGGGCTTCCGCGGCGAGGCGCTGGCCTCGATCGCCTCGGTCAGCCGCGTGATGATCCTGTCCCGGCCGCGCGGCGCGGTGAACGCCGCGCTGATCGAGGCCGAAGGCGACCAGATCCACCCGCCGCGACCGTCAAGCGGACCGGGGGGCACCTCGGTCACGGTGCGCAACCTGTTCTTCAACACGCCCGCGCGGCGGAAGTTCCTGCGCACCGCCGCGACGGAGGCCACGCGCATCGTCGAGATGGTCGAGTCCATCGCTCTGGCCCACCCGGCCATCGCCTTTTCACTGCGCCATGAATCACGGCTCATGCTGGACCTGCCCGCCGCCGACACCCCCCGCCGCCGCGCGCTGGAGGTGCTGGGCAGGGAACTCGAACCCCACCTGCTGGAGGTGCATCTGGACGCGGCGGGGCCGGAAGGCGTGAGCGGCTGGGGACTGATCGGCACGCCCGAAGTCGCGCGCGGCAACGCCAATCACCAGCGGCTGTACCTCAACGGGCGACCGATCCGTGATCGCTCGCTGCAGCATGCGCTGAAGGAGGCGTATCGCGGCCTCATCGAGCCGGGCCGCTACCCCACCACGCTGCTCTTCCTCGAAATGGACCCGCGGCAGGTGGATGTCAACGTCCACCCCACCAAGGCCGAGGTGCGTTTCCGCAACCAGTCATTGGTGCACCAGGCGGTGCTGCACGCGGTGCGCTCCCGCCTGCGCGAGGCGGATCTGGCGCCCGCGCTGGAACTGGAGCGGGCGATTCCCGGGGCCGGGGGCGGGGGCGGCGTGGGCTCATCATGGCAACTCACTCCCACGTTCGGACCGAGTTCGACACGCACGATGTTCACCCGCACGGGATCCGGCTGGAGCGACGCAGGCCATGCGAACGCCCCCGGCGCCCCCGGCGCCCCCGGCGCCCCCGGCGTGAGCGACGGATCGCCCCGCGAGGGCGACGCTCGACCGATCACCTCCGCCCGCGACTTCGTGGACTATTTCCGCCGCCTCGACCCCGTGCAGAAGGGCTTCGTCTATGCCGAGGTGAAACAGGCCGTGGCCGGTATTCCACTGCCTGATCTTCACGACAGTGATACTGGCCTCAGTGGAACAGGCGTCCCACCTGAGTCCTCAGACTCCAGTGGCACAGGCGTCTCGCCGGTGTCCTCGCTCCCCACACCTGTTTTGGCCCCCTCCATCCTGCAGGTCCACGCCAGTTACCTGGTCACGCAGGACGCCCAGGGGCTGGTCATCATCGACCAGCACGCCCTGCACGAGCGTTTCATGTTCGAGCGGCTGCTGGAGCGGCTCAACCACGGCCCGCTGGAATCACAGCGGCTGCTCCTGCCCGAAGTGCTCGACCTCGACCGAACGCTCATCGAGCGAGCGGAGGAGCTCGCCCCGCTCCTGGCGCGGCTGGGCATCGAGGCCGCGCCGATCAGCCGCACGGCCCTGGCGGTGCAGGCCTTCCCCTCATTCCTGCTCTCGCGGAGCGTGGAGCCGGGTCCGTTCCTGCGCGAGCTGCTGGAGCGGGCCGCGGCGGGCACGCTGGGCGAAGGCATCGAGGCCGCGCTGCACGAGACGCTGGACATGATGGCCTGCAAGGCCGCGGTGAAGGCGGGCGACCGCCTCGCCCCCGAGGAACTGCGCGAACTCCTCGCCGCCCGCGAGCGGCTGGAGCGGTCCAGCAACTGCCCGCACGGCCGCCCGACGACGCTGCGGCTGACGATCCACGAACTGGATAGGCAGTTCGGGCGGGGGTGAGGGCGGATCGCTCCACGGCATCATGCGAGCCCATGACGCGGCCTTTGGTCGCACCTGGCCATTGGTTCCCACCCTGGGAATGTGCCGCGACATCCGGCTCGTTCAGGACCGATGATGCCGGGATTCGAGGCGGCAAGATCCGCCAATCCGCCCACCGAGTCCGTCATTCATGGGCGATCTCGCATTGCGTTCACCCCATGGTCATTCACACCTCCGCCATCCCTCCGCCGATCTGCCCGATGTACGCCGCCCACCAGCCGAGGATGCTCAGCACCGCCCAGCCGAACAGGAGCAGCACACACGCACCCCACGTAAGCAGCCGAGGGACGGGCCGCTTGAGCATGAACACTGCGGCCAGACCGGTCAGGGTGACGATGCCCACGCCTGTCACCAGCCAGGGACGGGCCTCCACGGCCCAGGCGACCAGGGCGGGCGTATCCAGTTCCGCCTTGCGGAAGCCCTCGGCGGTCATGGGCGCGACCAGCAGGATGAAGAGCAGCGACGCCGCCGCCCCGGAAAGAAGCATCAGCGCCAGCCACAGGTCGCCGAACAGCCGCAGCCCCCGGCGGGCGCGGCGGAGCATGGCCTCCTCCATCTGGGCGGCCCGGGCCCGGGCGTCAGCGGTCAGCGGATCGCCGGTGAGGGGTCGGTCGGAGGAAGACGGCTCCCGGCCTGTCATGATCGGTTCTCCACAATCCACACCCTACCTGTCCACACCTTCCATCGCCAGTTGGATCGACCCTCAACCATCCTGGTTTTCGGACCGATGGGAGAAGGGCTGATGGCTGGTGGCCTGTTGAACGCTGCCTGTTCCCTCGTTTTTCCTTGCCGATCTGACAGAGACGCGGCTATCCTGATCCAGCAGAGCACCGGGCAGGTGGATGCCGCTGACACGCCCCACGTGGAAGGAGGCGGCCATGACGATTGAGACACGAATCCCCTCTTCGACGTCAACCGTCGCGGTCAGCGACGACTACGCGGCCTTCTTCGAGTCCCGCTAC includes the following:
- the mutL gene encoding DNA mismatch repair endonuclease MutL, encoding MPIRRLPPLLVNQIAAGEVIERPASVVKELVENAIDARATRISIEIEDGGRELIRITDDGIGIDEAELPLALAPHATSKIEKQEDLDAIGTLGFRGEALASIASVSRVMILSRPRGAVNAALIEAEGDQIHPPRPSSGPGGTSVTVRNLFFNTPARRKFLRTAATEATRIVEMVESIALAHPAIAFSLRHESRLMLDLPAADTPRRRALEVLGRELEPHLLEVHLDAAGPEGVSGWGLIGTPEVARGNANHQRLYLNGRPIRDRSLQHALKEAYRGLIEPGRYPTTLLFLEMDPRQVDVNVHPTKAEVRFRNQSLVHQAVLHAVRSRLREADLAPALELERAIPGAGGGGGVGSSWQLTPTFGPSSTRTMFTRTGSGWSDAGHANAPGAPGAPGAPGVSDGSPREGDARPITSARDFVDYFRRLDPVQKGFVYAEVKQAVAGIPLPDLHDSDTGLSGTGVPPESSDSSGTGVSPVSSLPTPVLAPSILQVHASYLVTQDAQGLVIIDQHALHERFMFERLLERLNHGPLESQRLLLPEVLDLDRTLIERAEELAPLLARLGIEAAPISRTALAVQAFPSFLLSRSVEPGPFLRELLERAAAGTLGEGIEAALHETLDMMACKAAVKAGDRLAPEELRELLAARERLERSSNCPHGRPTTLRLTIHELDRQFGRG